A window of Fibrobacter sp. UWEL contains these coding sequences:
- a CDS encoding fibrobacter succinogenes major paralogous domain-containing protein → MRKKISLMLPLLCAPLAFWACGDGESNSGTSANGSVSEADLVVATFDDLPVCSGKREGATAYVKDEKTAYICEDGKWISDDETDGDDSSSSVKPGSSSSSVNPGSSSSKKDDPMSSSSVVSSSSEKSSSSVNSSSSIESSSSSSVTLNEVEGSSSSSVIPGSDPESSSSRGLFDMTKDEFLNPEITYGTMTDKRDNKTYKTVKIGDQVWMAENLNYADSTKMPSLKGKSWCYDDKAENCDVTGRLYTWAAAIDSVALANDADNPQTCGYGETCTLPTVVQGVCPSGWHLPTYDEWQTLFKAVGGSSAAGKALKSGSGWSGNGNGTDTYGFSALPAGGRNDNGYFRDAGNHASFWSASEDASSYAYFMRLYYYYEYAYMDYHSKNLGYSVRCLQN, encoded by the coding sequence ATGCGTAAAAAGATTTCGCTGATGCTTCCGCTGCTTTGTGCCCCGTTGGCCTTTTGGGCCTGCGGTGACGGCGAGTCCAATTCCGGGACCTCTGCAAATGGTTCCGTTTCTGAGGCCGATTTGGTTGTTGCGACTTTCGATGACTTGCCTGTTTGCAGCGGCAAGCGTGAGGGCGCTACCGCCTACGTGAAGGATGAAAAGACCGCCTACATCTGCGAAGACGGCAAATGGATTTCCGATGACGAAACGGACGGCGACGATTCCTCGTCGAGTGTCAAGCCGGGCAGTTCCTCTTCTTCTGTCAACCCAGGCTCTTCCAGCAGCAAGAAGGACGACCCGATGTCCAGTAGCAGTGTAGTTAGCTCTAGTAGCGAAAAGTCTTCTAGCTCTGTAAATTCTTCGTCATCGATTGAATCCAGTTCTTCTTCAAGTGTCACCCTGAACGAAGTCGAAGGGTCTAGTTCCTCCAGTGTCATTCCGGGCTCCGACCCGGAATCCAGCAGCAGTCGCGGTCTTTTTGATATGACGAAGGATGAATTTCTGAACCCGGAAATCACCTACGGCACCATGACTGATAAACGCGACAATAAGACCTATAAGACCGTAAAGATCGGTGATCAGGTGTGGATGGCCGAGAACCTGAACTATGCCGATTCTACAAAAATGCCGAGCCTGAAGGGTAAGTCCTGGTGCTATGACGATAAGGCCGAAAATTGTGATGTAACCGGTCGCCTTTACACCTGGGCAGCAGCCATTGACTCTGTTGCCTTGGCAAATGATGCTGATAATCCTCAGACCTGCGGTTATGGTGAGACCTGTACGCTGCCGACAGTTGTTCAAGGCGTGTGTCCCAGCGGCTGGCATTTGCCAACATACGACGAATGGCAAACATTGTTCAAGGCTGTTGGTGGTTCCAGCGCTGCTGGTAAGGCTCTTAAGTCGGGCAGTGGCTGGTCCGGCAATGGCAACGGAACGGATACCTACGGCTTCTCCGCGCTCCCTGCTGGCGGCAGGAACGACAATGGCTATTTCCGCGATGCCGGCAACCACGCCAGCTTCTGGTCTGCTAGCGAGGACGCTAGCAGCTACGCCTATTT